The Orcinus orca chromosome 4, mOrcOrc1.1, whole genome shotgun sequence genome includes a region encoding these proteins:
- the HNRNPDL gene encoding heterogeneous nuclear ribonucleoprotein D-like isoform X2 — protein sequence MEVPPRLSHVPPPLFPSAPATLASRSLSHWRPRTPRQLAPLLPSLAPSSARQGARRAQRHVTAQQPSRLAGGAAIKGGRRRRPDLFRRHFKSSSIQRSAAAAAATRIARQRLPADNSAAMEDMNEYSNIEEFAEGSKINASKNQQDDGKMFIGGLSWDTSKKDLTEYLSRFGEVVDCTIKTDPVTGRSRGFGFVLFKDAASVDKVLEMKEHKLDGKLIDPKRAKALKGKEPPKKVFVGGLSPDTSEEQIKEYFGAFGEIENIELPMDTKTNERRGFCFITYTDEEPVKKLLESRYHQIGSGKCEIKVAQPKEVYRQQQQQQKGGRGAAAGGRGGTRGRGRGQQSTYGKASRGGGNHQNNYQPY from the exons ATGGAGGTCCCGCCCCGGCTTTCCCATGTGCCGCCGCCATTGTTCCCCTCCGCTCCCGCTACTTTAGCCTCCCGCAGCCTCTCCCATTGGCGGCCGAGGACGCCGCGGCAGCTCGCCCCACTCCTCCCTTCGCTCGCTCCCAGCTCCGCCCGGCAGGGGGCGCGCCGGGCCCAGCGCCACGTCACCGCCCAGCAGCCCTCCCGATTGGCGGGTGGGGCGGCTATAAAGGGAGGGCGCAGGCGGCGCCCGGATCTCTTCCGCCGCCATTTTAAATCCAGCTCCATACAACGTTCTGCCGCCGCTGCTGCCGCGACACGGATTGCACGCCAGCGCCTCCCGGCCGATAACTCAGCCGCTATGGAAGACATGAACGAGTACAGCAACATAGAGGAATTTGCAGAGGGATCTAAGATCAACGCGAGCAAGAATCAGCAGGATGACGG TAAAATGTTTATTGGAGGCTTGAGCTGGGATACAAGCAAGAAAGATCTGACTGAATATTTGTCTCGATTTGGGGAAGTTGTAGACTGCACAATTAAAACAGATCCAGTCACTGGAAGATCAAGAGGATTTGGATTTGTGCTTTTCAAAGATGCTGCTAGTGTTGATAAG GTTTTGGAAATGAAAGAACACAAGCTGGATGGCAAATTGATAGACCCTAAAAGAGCCAAAGCTTTAAAAGGGAAGGAACCCCCTAAAAAGGTTTTTGTGGGTGGATTGAGCCCAGATACTtcagaagaacaaattaaagaatattttggagCCTTTGGAGAG ATTGAAAATATTGAACTTcccatggatacaaaaacaaatgaaagaagaggATTTTGTTTTATTACATATACAGACGAAGAGCCAGTAAAGAAATTGTTAGAAAGCAGATATCATCAAATTGGTTCTGGGAAG tgtgaAATCAAAGTTGCACAACCCAAAGAGGTATATaggcagcaacagcaacaacaaaaaggaggaagaggtgcTGCAGCTGGTGGACGAGGTGGTACTAGGGGTCGTGGCCGAG GCCAACAGAGCACTTATGGCAAGGCATCTCGAGGGGGTGGCAATCACCAAAATAATTACCAGCCATACTAA
- the HNRNPDL gene encoding heterogeneous nuclear ribonucleoprotein D-like isoform X1: MEVPPRLSHVPPPLFPSAPATLASRSLSHWRPRTPRQLAPLLPSLAPSSARQGARRAQRHVTAQQPSRLAGGAAIKGGRRRRPDLFRRHFKSSSIQRSAAAAAATRIARQRLPADNSAAMEDMNEYSNIEEFAEGSKINASKNQQDDGKMFIGGLSWDTSKKDLTEYLSRFGEVVDCTIKTDPVTGRSRGFGFVLFKDAASVDKVLEMKEHKLDGKLIDPKRAKALKGKEPPKKVFVGGLSPDTSEEQIKEYFGAFGEIENIELPMDTKTNERRGFCFITYTDEEPVKKLLESRYHQIGSGKCEIKVAQPKEVYRQQQQQQKGGRGAAAGGRGGTRGRGRGQGQNWNQGFNNYYDQGYGNYNSAYGGDQNYSGYGGYDYTGYNYGNYGYGQGYTDYSGQQSTYGKASRGGGNHQNNYQPY; the protein is encoded by the exons ATGGAGGTCCCGCCCCGGCTTTCCCATGTGCCGCCGCCATTGTTCCCCTCCGCTCCCGCTACTTTAGCCTCCCGCAGCCTCTCCCATTGGCGGCCGAGGACGCCGCGGCAGCTCGCCCCACTCCTCCCTTCGCTCGCTCCCAGCTCCGCCCGGCAGGGGGCGCGCCGGGCCCAGCGCCACGTCACCGCCCAGCAGCCCTCCCGATTGGCGGGTGGGGCGGCTATAAAGGGAGGGCGCAGGCGGCGCCCGGATCTCTTCCGCCGCCATTTTAAATCCAGCTCCATACAACGTTCTGCCGCCGCTGCTGCCGCGACACGGATTGCACGCCAGCGCCTCCCGGCCGATAACTCAGCCGCTATGGAAGACATGAACGAGTACAGCAACATAGAGGAATTTGCAGAGGGATCTAAGATCAACGCGAGCAAGAATCAGCAGGATGACGG TAAAATGTTTATTGGAGGCTTGAGCTGGGATACAAGCAAGAAAGATCTGACTGAATATTTGTCTCGATTTGGGGAAGTTGTAGACTGCACAATTAAAACAGATCCAGTCACTGGAAGATCAAGAGGATTTGGATTTGTGCTTTTCAAAGATGCTGCTAGTGTTGATAAG GTTTTGGAAATGAAAGAACACAAGCTGGATGGCAAATTGATAGACCCTAAAAGAGCCAAAGCTTTAAAAGGGAAGGAACCCCCTAAAAAGGTTTTTGTGGGTGGATTGAGCCCAGATACTtcagaagaacaaattaaagaatattttggagCCTTTGGAGAG ATTGAAAATATTGAACTTcccatggatacaaaaacaaatgaaagaagaggATTTTGTTTTATTACATATACAGACGAAGAGCCAGTAAAGAAATTGTTAGAAAGCAGATATCATCAAATTGGTTCTGGGAAG tgtgaAATCAAAGTTGCACAACCCAAAGAGGTATATaggcagcaacagcaacaacaaaaaggaggaagaggtgcTGCAGCTGGTGGACGAGGTGGTACTAGGGGTCGTGGCCGAG GTCAGGGCCAAAACTGGAACCAAGGATTTAATAACTATTATGATCAAGGATATGGAAATTACAATAGTGCCTATGGTGGTGATCAAAACTATAGTGGCTATGGCGGCTATGATTATACTGGGTATAACTATGGGAACTATGGATATGGACAGGGATATACAGACTACAGTG GCCAACAGAGCACTTATGGCAAGGCATCTCGAGGGGGTGGCAATCACCAAAATAATTACCAGCCATACTAA